In one window of Lewinella sp. 4G2 DNA:
- a CDS encoding iron-sulfur cluster assembly accessory protein — protein sequence MSVDIQTTTKATSTSPIKITPSALVQLKELRAELGVAEDHFLRVGVRGGGCSGFEYQLGFDLPEEDDKRFDVEGVTVLMKPGHALYLLGMEIDWATGLNNRGFTFNNPNATDTCGCGTSFSA from the coding sequence ATGAGCGTCGATATTCAAACTACCACCAAGGCTACTTCTACTTCTCCCATCAAGATCACGCCCTCGGCGCTGGTTCAGCTGAAGGAATTACGGGCCGAACTCGGTGTGGCGGAAGACCATTTTCTTCGCGTCGGTGTACGCGGTGGCGGTTGCTCCGGTTTTGAATACCAATTGGGTTTCGATCTGCCGGAAGAAGACGATAAGCGGTTCGACGTTGAAGGCGTCACCGTACTCATGAAACCGGGCCACGCCCTCTACCTGCTGGGGATGGAGATCGACTGGGCCACCGGGCTCAACAACCGGGGCTTCACCTTTAACAACCCGAATGCCACGGATACTTGTGGTTGTGGCACTTCTTTCTCCGCCTAA